A single window of Microplitis demolitor isolate Queensland-Clemson2020A chromosome 7, iyMicDemo2.1a, whole genome shotgun sequence DNA harbors:
- the LOC103576895 gene encoding replication factor C subunit 4, translating to MHAFLKTGKLGPGDVKKPSTSKSKEGKAGPAPPWVEKYRPRTVEDVVEQNEVVEVLRQSMSGGDFPNLLFYGPPGTGKTSTILAAARQLFGNVYKNRILELNASDERGIQVIRDKVKSFSQLTASATRPDGTPCPPFKIIILDEADSMTHAAQSALRRTMEKESHSTRFCLICNYVSRIIEPLTSRCTKFRFKPLGQEKIIERLEYICKEENLTADKYVLTKLVDASGGDLRKAITSLQSVTRLKGKDIEITVDDVVEVTGVVPDMWLNRLLEVCQGKDFSKVEEFVDEFLLEAFATSQLIEQLSDRIIMSDDFNDKQKAFIGEKLAECAYRLLEGGSEYIQLINLCCVIMQANQRY from the exons ATGcatgcatttttaaaaaccggTAAATTGGGACCTGGTGATGTCAAAAAACCATCAACTTCAAAGTCTAAGGAAGGAAAAGCCGGCCCAGCACCTCCATGGGTTGAAAAAta tcGACCCAGAACTGTCGAGGATGTCGTAGAGCAAAATGAAGTAGTGGAAGTACTAAGACAGAGCATGTCAGGTGgtgattttccaaatttgttgTTCTATGGACCACCTGGTACTGGTAAAACTAGTACGATACTGGCAGCTGCTCGTCAATTATTTGGAAATGTTTACAAAAATCGCATACTGGAGCTCAACGCTTCGGATGAAAGAGGAATCCAAGTTATCAGAGACAAGGTCAAATCATTTTCACAATTGACAGCATCTGCTACCAGACCTGA CGGAACACCATGTCCACCTTTCAAAATCATCATACTCGACGAGGCAGACAGTATGACTCACGCAGCACAATCAGCACTACGTCGTACAATGGAGAAGGAATCCCATAGTACTCGTTTCtgtttaatttgtaattacgTATCGCGTATTATCGAGCCATTGACTTCCCGTTGTACCAAGTTCCGGTTCAAACCTCTCGgtcaggaaaaaataatagagcGATTGGAGTACATCTGCAAGGAAGAAAATCTTACTGCTGATAAATATGTGCTAACTAAGCTGGTTGATGCATCAGGAGGGGATTTGCGTAAAGCAATCACTTCCCTTCAGTCCGTAACGCGATTGAAAGGAAAAGACATCGAGATTACTGTCGATGACGTCGTTGAAGTTACCgga GTAGTACCGGACATGTGGTTGAATAGACTTTTGGAAGTTTGTCAGGGTAAAGACTTTAGTAAAGTCGAGGAGTTTGTTGATGAGTTTCTGCTGGAGGCTTTTGCTACTTCTCAACTTATCGAGCAGCTCAGTGATAGAATAATCATGTCTGATGATTTTAACGATAAACAGAAAGCTTTCATTGGAGAAAAACTTGcg gagTGTGCGTATAGATTACTCGAAGGTGGAAGTGAATATATTCAGCTGATAAATTTATGCTGCGTTATTATGCAAGCTAATCAgcgatattaa
- the LOC103576894 gene encoding glutathione hydrolase 1 proenzyme has product MFDFSKKIVIITLAGFAILILIITAAVVFLMTFYSKGQEFTFVSSSHLGIYKKAAVSSTGEECADIGNNMLLKNGSAVDAAIATLLCEGVSSLHSMGLGGGFLMTIWDAKTGQAEFLNARETAPAKATKDMYVDDATASKRGGKAVAVPGELLGYWEAHRKYGRLDWADLFSPTIELCERGGLVNSYLASRIKSKLSDIRAEPTLAEILIDPRTNSTWAVGDRIKRPRLAETLKAIAKYNVSVFYNGSIGEEIVKEIQGFGGIIEMNDLRNYRVEWKKPITSKLGNLTIHSAALPGSGVILTFILNVLEKFLPMGIREEIFWQRIVETFKWAYAHRTELGDDNFVELDDLISNLKSKSYAEGIREKIKDNWTSNDPKFYGVVTDNPMDSGTAHVSVLAPDGSAVSVTSSINQVLGALIRSKSTGIIFNDQMDDFSTPNVANAFGLPPSPTNFIVPGKRPLSSMSPTIIVDEKREVQLVVGAAGGTKIITGVALTIIMNLWREHNIKEAIDIRRLHHQLIPMTISPESNFSSNILQYLKSFNHTVAFDGWGCGVSAISKLNHPGVTANSDYRRLGSVAGF; this is encoded by the exons ATGTTTGa tttttcaaaaaaaattgtgatcaTCACATTAGCGGGGTTTgcaattttaatacttattatCACGGCGGCTGTCGTATTtctaatgactttttattcaaaaggTCAAGAATTTACATTTGTTAGCTCATCACATCTAGGAATATATAAGAag GCAGCAGTGTCGTCAACTGGAGAAGAATGCGCGGAtataggaaataatatgcTGCTAAAAAATGGCTCTGCAGTGGATGCTGCAATAGCAACATTATTGTGCGAAGGAGTCTCATCACTTCATAG tATGGGATTGGGAGGTGGATTTTTGATGACAATATGGGATGCTAAAACTGGACAAGCGGAATTCCTTAATGCTAGAGAAACTGCGCCAGCTAAAGCTACGAAAGATATGTATGTGGATGATGCCACTGCATCTAAGCGAG gCGGGAAAGCTGTAGCAGTTCCGGGAGAACTACTAGGGTACTGGGAAGCCCATAGAAAATACGGAAGACTTGATTGGGCAGATTTATTCTCACCTACGATTGAACTTTGTGAGCGAGGAGGTTTGGTGAATTCTTATCTAGCAAGCAGAATAAAATCTAAACTGTCTGATATAAGAGCTGAGCCGACTTTAGCTGAAATTCTTATCGATCCGCGAACTAATTCAACATGGGCG GTCGGAGACAGAATAAAGAGACCGAGACTAGCAGAAACTTTGAAGGCGATAGCTAAATACAATGTCAGTGTCTTTTACAATGGGAGTATAGGTGAAGAAATCGTAAAAGAGATTCAAGGCTTTGGTGGAATTATTGAAATGAATGACTTACGGAATTACAG GGTTGAATGGAAGAAGCCGATAACGTCAAAGCTCGGTAATTTAACAATTCATTCGGCAGCATTACCCGGTTCAGGAgtaatattaacatttatacTTAACGTACTCGAAAAGTTTCTTCCTATGGGCATTAGAGAAGAAATATTCTGGCAGCGTATCGTAGAAACATTCAAATGGGCGTACGCTCACCGTACAGAGCTAGGTGACGATAATTTTGTTGAATTAg ATGACTTAATCTCCAATCTAAAGTCCAAAAGTTACGCCGAAGGAAtccgtgaaaaaataaaagacaacTGGACAAGTAATGATCCCAAGTTTTACGGAGTAGTCACGGATAATCCGATGGATTCTGGAACTGCACACGTATCCGTATTGGCTCCTGATGGTTCAGCAGTATCTGTAACATCATCAATAAATCAAGT acTAGGAGCATTGATACGGTCGAAGTCTACCgggataatatttaatgaccaAATGGATGATTTTAGTACTCCAAATGTTGCTAATGCATTTGGCTTACCGCCTTCTCCAACTAATTTTATAGTACCAGGCAAGAGACCACTCAGTTCCATGTCTCCAACAATTATC GTCGATGAAAAAAGAGAAGTCCAGCTCGTTGTAGGAGCCGCTGGAGGGACAAAGATAATAACGGGAGTTGCATTGACCATCATAATGAACCTCTGGCGTGAACATAACATCAAAGAAGCTATCGACATCCGACGACTTCATCATCAA TTGATACCAATGACGATATCTcctgaatcaaatttttcttcaaatatactacagtatttaaaaagttttaatcaCACGGTAGCTTTCGATGGGTGGGGATGTGGCGTATCAGCGAtatctaaattaaatcatcCCGGAGTGACAGCAAACTCTGATTATCGCCGTCTGGGATCAGTCGCTggtttttga
- the LOC103576897 gene encoding presenilins-associated rhomboid-like protein, mitochondrial: MAFRTLLYLNDASARCLLKNVSCKKIILQVPNSLKCHRGFKRLRDMTNNDAFVNTSSLSLKNIWKPLGFTILFGSATHLGAAVWEYEKIRSHTYKMMNRYHQWRATRTGWRGELESWWRSLSDGQRIFIPICYLNIMVFLGWRIPALSGTMTKYFCANPASRAICWPMVLSTFSHHSLVHLAVNMYVLHSFSTAAVATLGREQFVALYLTSGVLSSFASHLYKIAFQRPGLSLGASGAIMGIVSFICAQYPDTRLSIAFLPMITFTAGNAIKGLLAMDSIGCIMGWRFFDHAAHLGGALWGIYWQMWGNSHIWQKREPVLSLWHNFRDPPRSH, from the exons ATGGCATTCAGAACGCTGCTGTATTTAAATGACGCATCTGCTAGATG cttattaaaaaatgtttcgtGCAAGAAAATTATTCTGCAAGTTCCTAATTCATTAAAATGTCATCGCGGTTTTAAAAGATTAAGGGACATGACAAATAACGATGCGTTTGTAAATACGTCTTCGTTgtcactgaaaaatatatggaaaCCTTTAGGTTTTACGATACTG TTTGGCAGTGCGACACATCTTGGAGCCGCTGTTTGGGAGTATGAGAAAATTCGGAGTCATACTTATAAAATGATGAATCGTTATCATCAATGGCGTGCTACT cGAACAGGATGGAGAGGAGAATTAGAATCGTGGTGGCGAAGTTTGTCCGATGGTCAACGGATATTTATCCCAATTTGCTACCTTAATATAATGGTATTCCTTGGCTGGAGGATACCTGCACTGAGTGGGACAATGACGAAATATTTTTGCGCCAATCCAGCTTCTC GTGCAATCTGTTGGCCGATGGTTTTGTCAACGTTCTCACACCATTCTTTAGTACACTTAGCTGTCAACATGTATGTACTACACAGCTTCAGTACAGCCGCTGTTGCAACACTCGGACGGGAGCAATTTGTTGCTCTTTATTTAACCAGCGGGGTATTGTCCAGCTTTGCAAGTCATCTTTATAAAATTGCTTTTCAACGACCGGGATTGTCCCTCGGCGCG TCTGGAGctattatgggaatcgttAGTTTTATATGTGCACAGTATCCTGACACACGTTTAAGTATTGCGTTCCTTCCAATGATAACATTTACTGCAGGAAAT GCAATTAAAGGATTACTAGCGATGGATTCCATCGGGTGTATAATGGGCTGGCGATTTTTTGATCATGCTGCTCATTTAGGCGGAGCGTTATGGGGAAT atATTGGCAGATGTGGGGAAATTCACATATTTGGCAAAAACGTGAACCTGTTTTAAGTCTATGGCACAATTTCCGTGACCCTCCAAGATCACattaa
- the LOC103576896 gene encoding mediator of RNA polymerase II transcription subunit 12: MMGILYEKRPLKRPRLGPPDVYPQEPKQKEDELTLVNVKHGFSTMPQLSDEFGTARNCNVTSAKVGAYFNAILAKKEELATMPDTGRKRQQINPKDNFWPVTARTKSGIEAWFKDLSGCKPLVTLAKRAPNFNKKEEIFMMLCEYQVPMLRAAWFIKLSSAYTVAVSEAKIKKRQLPDPTTEWTGTLIKFLRDQLSKIQDYYHIGNQSASGHSTPGMNGSCNSSSSTVSNNSGIMNNNSTSNGINSLQPLTPNTNANILMTEEHKLALKQWHYSIQLAKYMFEEGLLDRQELLQWILELLDKMRSSPSDDGVLKLLLPLALQYLEEFVQSELLARRLAYLCCRKLSQMLSNVDINTPTSPTVLPVIKSEITNGKEAVASTASATPAPSSTSGAGASTAAPQTTQPISNALTSAFNDYLNCPHHKDVILCLSAIVQVITLECPTALVWNSVGEGKSPSVLNGSPLDYLPCPSAALPCPPASAANPTMAKLKSAQENIRARSQAAEGRWSCDKWQQSSAGMTTTKVLSALDALDRHKFDKMDVTNSLDTLYAKIFTPPNKETTNERETSKTEYTPQQDSAVVDILCQWAVSAERWGEHRAMAVAKLLEKRQIEVTGENNDNDDKDSVCSNGNPPSLPIFQPLLMKFLDTDAPIQDNSTPQTKAQFTNLVHLFSELIRHDVFSHDAYMCTLISRGDLIQGPAASKPGTPSNREPMDEDSLFPGIDLKPTKLDPDHGRAMDYDDSKIDDDLDKLLQHIKEDQQNSMDAPDSPKDDALGGHGHEGLDSRPPTSPSRHLLYTTHFPLPQDESSSQHDCNQRHVLLYGVGRVRDEARHVVKKMTKEVCKLFGKKFSIDVAEGGKVKKHSRSEFNFEAVTQKFQNLSYFDQHVVTWQCATQVIEMLNGFSMSGSSYLPVQEHVAFLFDLMELALNIYGLIDVCIQILKELPEVETQLAARNSQLVRSYTTSLSLYVVGVLRRYHYCLLLSPEQTILVFDLLCKVVKHVSNPSDCSSAERCILAHLYDLYSSCFFLKVKPHGVEAFSNAYPKIKAAMFNTNPALVPSSHPYNSQYMVEILNNPRRGGKIEPQWARSLNESPANRYSFVCNAIVAVCNETDNDKLNDIAITCAELTACCNSLTVEWLGALAGLCLLTDGPQFYIDLLNQVNIQDLSIHNSLAVFTSIMIARHCFSLEDFVRLIALPSLGNVCNANRGDSDAEAESRGRLTSHLLLRLFKTVECPQPALYSVSTSPHPLPTGNQRGYSIKLSCDRHLLAAAHNNIPVGPVLAVLKAILVVGDATAGKQPPKKPDVPTVHSGKGSGPASVGGGAGELSISHILGTSDILGAGDDLGLDLAMSSSSSSAGLLSENVKGLSDFAQHVLRQICSQEWVLERCLQSPEELCYPDMLLDSMLSARQAQRLLHMICYPDTPLDAFHDQRTHITNILENLEQWSLRMSWLDLQLMYKQFTPGSTDLTQWLDIVAKAAIDVFQLNTLTNKTEKRSGSIWLVAPLVSKLSSAVQGRVLKVAGQVLESGNWSKTAGRERGRLKSPSLFNHQPFLSLVLTCLKGQDDQREGLLTSLHSQLSQFLNTSKEEKNVASEDPKTREVLQDALQLRFSLVGGVFDTIQRNTTVTTDWAILLVQLVSYGVIDLNNNSELFTTVIDMLATLIHSTLVSDSQSEKDENKKHYQNLMKKLKKELGDRNSPSIQYVRQLLPLPKLTMEVITCEPIGCLTDTKGNKIAGFDSIDKKQGLQVCDSQRVSAWELLEGHKNPAPLSWAWFRAVKMERKPLTYQNAHKLLRYHTHSQLRPASHYLEAPPLPPEDLEPDKKEIETGKADTPMSVDSPSRLGPGSVGPGLAIGAGKGKAMKVPRRHRRNKGAVTPTAPVTQQMQPGPPPMQQMTYANQQPQVPQQPGMFPGQAPQPQQQWYPNQQGPAPPQQYGYGQQLPPTQVGGPRYERPSMNTSKQALSNMLRLRLPSNQFMGNQQQPSVPVPGPAAFRGMQSNQFVRQQLRAQQGGPGMNPQQSMFTPQQQQNMYAMQQGMNQNYAGYGGQQMISQQQQQAAQQQQQSQQQAQQQAQQQQQQQQQQQMLQQQAQQQVQQQGMMTQQSMMFQNQQQMMGAQRNQDYMQQQRMQAGVGPRPPYLQAPNVTMNTMGPMGGGVQNQPAPPYRQAGGKPTAVGVGASSIAMQSNPQFQAQQRLRQQMLVIQQQQQQAQQQAQQQQQVQQQTGNGGQQQTPQLVAHLQRQHQQPQHPYQHQPPPY; encoded by the exons ATGATGGGTATATTGTATGAGAAGAGGCCCTTGAAAAGGCCCAGACTCGGGCCACCGGACGTCTATCCCCAGGAACCCAAGCAAAAAGAGGATGAGCTGACGTTGGTGAACGTAAAGCATGGGTTTTCGACTATGCCCCAGCTCTCGGATGAGTTCGGCACTGCGAGAAATTGCAATGTGACATCTGCTAAAGTTGGAGCTTATTTTAACGCCATATTAGCCAAGAAAGAGGAGCTGGCGACGATGCCGGACACTGGTCGCAAAAGACAGCAGATAAATCCTAAAGATAATTTCTGGCCTGTAACTGCCAGAACAAAGAGCGGCATCGAGGCCTGGTTCAAAGATTTGTCTGGATGCAAACCTCTTGTCACCCTGGCTAAGCGCGCtcctaattttaataaaaaagaagaaatatttatgatgCTCTGTGAGTATCAAGTGCCGATGCTTAGAGCCGCTTGgtttattaaattgagttCTGCTTACACTGTTGCCGTATCTGAGGCTAAAATAAAGAAACGTCAGCTTCCTGATCCTACCACTG AGTGGACTGGaactttgattaaatttttgcgAGATCAGTTGTCCAAAATCCAGGACTACTATCACATAGGAAATCAAAGTGCCAGTGGACATAGCACTCCAGGTATGAACGGATCGTGTAACTCATCGTCATCTACCGTCAGTAATAACTCGGGTATTATGAACAACAATAGTACAAGTAATGGAATAAATTCTTTGCAACCTTTAACACCCAATACAAATGCAAATATTTTGATGACTGAAGAACATAAATTAGCTTTAAAGCAGTGGCATTACAGTATTCAATTGGCGAAATATATGTTTGAAGAAGGTTTGCTAGATAGACAGGAATTACTACAATGGATTTTAGAATTACTTGACAAAATGCGATCAAGTCCGTCTGACGATGGAGTATTGAAGCTTCTCCTTCCATTAGCGCTTCAGTATCTTGAAGAATTTGTTCAATCCGAGTTATTAGCAAGGAGATTAGCGTATTTATGTTGTAGAAAATTATCACAGATGCTGAGTAATGTTGACATCAATACACCAACAAGTCCGACAGTTTTACCAGTCATCAAATCAGAAATTACTAACGGAAAGGAAGCCGTAGCATCGACAGCCTCAGCAACACCAGCACCGTCATCAACAAGTGGAGCAGGAGCGTCAACAGCAGCTCCGCAAACGACTCAGCCGATATCTAATGCTCTGACATCAGCATTCAATGATTACTTGAATTGTCCGCATCACAAAGACGTGATACTTTGCTTATCAGCAATAGTCCAAGTGATAACACTAGAGTGCCCGACAGCTTTAGTTTGGAATAGCGTTGGAGAAGGTAAGTCACCTTCTGTATTAAATGGATCTCCTTTGGATTATCTTCCTTGTCCATCAGCAGCACTACCATGTCCACCAGCAAGCGCAGCGAATCCAACAATGGCTAAATTGAAATCTGCTCAGGAAAACATTCGCGCCCGATCACAGGCTGCCGAGGGACGTTGGTCTTGTGACAAGTGGCAGCAAAGTAGTGCTGGTATGACTACGACAAAAGTTTTATCAGCTCTAGATGCTCTAGATCGTCACAAATTTGACAAGATGGATGTTACTAATTCGTTGGATACTCTCTATGCTAAAATATTTACCCCACCGAATAAAGAAACCACTAATGAGAGAGAAACATCCAAGACTGAATACACACCTCAACAGGATTCCGCAGTTGTCGATATTTTGTGTCAGTGGGCCGTAAGCGCTGAGCGTTGGGGCGAGCACAGAGCGATGGCTGTCGCTAAACTGTTAGAAAAAAGACAAATTGAAGTTACGggtgaaaataatgataatgatgacaaAGATAGTGTTTGTAGCAATGGTAATCCGCCGAGTCTTCCGATATTCCAGCCGTTGCTGATGAAATTTCTTGACACAGATGCGCCTATTCAGGACAATTCAACTCCTCAAACCAAGGCCCAGTTTACGAACCTCGTGCATTTATTTTCTGAGCTCATTAGACACGACGTTTTTTCGCATGACGCTTATATGTGTACGTTGATATCACGGGGTGATTTGATTCAAGGTCCAGCTGCTAGTAAACCTGGAACGCCGAGCAACAGAGAACCCATGGACGAGGATAGTTTATTTCCTGGCATTGATTTGAAGCCAACTAAACTGGATCCAGATCACGGGAGAGCTATGGACTATGACGACAGTAAAATTGATGATGATTTGGACAAACTGCTTCAGCACATAAAAGAGGATCAGCAGAATAGTATGGATGCGCCAGACAGCCCTAAAGATGACGCGCTGGGTGGCCACGGACACGAGGGATTAGACTCCAGACCACCGACAAGTCCCAGTCGACACCTCTTGTACACCACCCACTTTCCTCTGCCGCAAGACGAATCTTCTAGCCAACATGACTGCAACCAGCGACATGTGCTGCTGTATGGAGTAGGCCGTGTACGCGACGAAGCGCGACATGTTGTCAAAAAGATGACTAAAGAAGTTTGTAAACTGTTTGGTAAAAAGTTTAGCATCGACGTAGCAGAGGGAGGTAAAGTAAAGAAACACTCGAgaagtgaatttaattttgaagcCGTGACACAGAAATTTCAGAACCTCAGTTACTTTGATCAGCACGTAGTGACTTGGCAGTGCGCGACTCAAGTAATAGAAATGTTGAATGGTTTTTCCATGTCCGGTTCGTCTTATCTTCCGGTACAGGAGCACGTCGCTTTTCTTTTCGATCTTATGGAACTTGCGCTAAATATTTACGGACTCATTGACGtttgtattcaaattttaaaagaattaccCGAGGTAGAGACTCAATTGGCAGCGAGAAATAGTCAATTGGTAAGAAGCTACACGACTAGTTTAAGTCTCTATGTCGTCGGAGTACTCAGAAGATATCACTATTGTCTTTTACTTTCACCTGAGCAAACAATTTTGGTATTTGATCTACTCTGCAAGGTCGTAAAACACGTCTCCAATCCCAGTGACTGCAGTTCAGCAGAACGCTGTATTTTAGCTCATCTTTATGACCTCTACTCGTCGTGTTTCTTCTTGAAAGTAAAGCCGCACGGTGTCGAGGCATTCAGCAACGCCTATCCAAAAATAAAAGCCGCAATGTTCAACACCAACCCAGCTCTCGTACCATCAAGTCATCCTTACAATTCTCAGTACATGGTTGAAATCCTAAATAATCCAAGAAGAGGCGGTAAAATAGAACCCCAGTGGGCTAGATCTTTGAATGAATCACCAGCAAACAGATACAGCTTTGTTTGCAATGCCATTGTCGCTGTTTGCAATGAAACTGACAATGATAAACTCAATGATATTGCTATTACTTGCGCAGAACTCACTGCCTGCTGTAATTCACTTACCGTCGAATGGCTGGGGGCTCTCGCAGGACTCTGCTTGCTAACTGACGGTCCTCAGTTTTACATTGACCTGCTCAATCAGGTAAATATTCAAGACTTGAGTATTCACAACTCACTTGCTGTCTTTACTTCCATCATGATAGCGCGTCATTGTTTTTCCCTTGAAGACTTTGTTCGACTCATCGCCTTGCCGTCTTTGGGAAACGTCTGCAATGCAAACAGAGGCGACAGCGACGCTGAAGCTGAATCACGAGGAAGATTAACGTCTCATTTACTACTCCGTCTATTCAAAACCGTCGAATGTCCTCAGCCGGCTCTGTACTCAGTCAGTACAAGCCCACACCCACTTCCCACTGGAAATCAACGAGGCTACAGTATTAAACTCAGTTGTGATCGTCATTTGCTGGCAGCAGCTCACAATAATATACCAGTCGGTCCAGTATTAGCGGTTCTGAAAGCGATACTTGTTGTTGGAGATGCTACTGCTGGTAAACAGCCGCCCAAAAAACCGGATGTACCTACAGTACATTCAGGCAAAGGCAGTGGACCAGCGAGCGTCGGTGGTGGTGCCGGAGAGTTGTCTATAAGTCATATTCTTGGTACCAGTGACATTCTTGGAGCCGGAGATGACTTAGGTCTAGATCTGGCCATGTCATCATCGAGCAGCAGCGCTGGACTTTTATCAGAAAATGTCAAAGGGCTTTCAGATTTTGCCCAACATGTTTTGCGTCAAATTTGCAGTCAGGAATGGGTTCTAGAGAGATGCTTGCAAAGTCCAGAAGAACTTTGTTACCCAGATATGTTGCTGGATAGTATGCTGTCTGCTAGACAAGCTCAGCGATTGCTTCATATGATTTGCTATCCTGATACTCCTCTTGATGCTTTTCACGATCAGCGGACCCACATCACAAACATACTGGAAAATTTAGAGCAATGGAGCTTGAGAATGTCTTGGCTCGATCTGCAATTGATGTACAAACAATTTACTCCTGGGTCTACTGACCTCACTCAGTGGCTTGATATCGTGGCCAAGGCGGCAATAGATGTCTTTCAACTGAACACACTTACCAACAAAACTGAAAAAAGATCTGGCTCCATTTGGTTGGTAGCACCACTGGTGTCCAAACTATCAAGTGCCGTTCAGGGAAGAGTTTTAAAAGTTGCTGGGCAGGTTCTGGAATCGGGTAACTGGTCAAAGACAGCTGGACGCGAGAGAGGAAGACTTAAATCACCTTCACTGTTTAATCACCAGCCGTTTTTGTCATTAGTTCTCACTTGTCTCAAGGGCCAGGATGATCAGAGAGAAGGTTTGCTGACGTCACTCCATTCTCAGCTTtcgcaatttttaaataccagcaaagaagaaaaaaatgtcgCTTCTGAAGATCCTAAGACACGTGAGGTACTCCAAGATGCTTTGCAGCTAAGATTTAGTCTTGTAGGAGGAGTTTTTGATACGATACAGAGAAATACGACCGTCACTACAGACTGGGCTATTTTGTTGGTACAATTAGTCAGCTACGGtgtaattgatttgaataataacTCTGAATTATTTACTACTGTCATTGATATGCTTGCGACGCTCATACATTCCACTCTGGTATCTGATTCTCAGTCAGAGAAGgatgaaaacaaaaaacactATCAGaacttgatgaaaaaattgaagaaagaaCTTGGTGATAGAAACTCACCGAGTATCCAGTATGTAAGACAATTATTACCATTGCCTAAATTGACAATGGAGGTGATAACTTGTGAGCCAATTGGTTGTCTGACGGACACCAAAGGTAACAAAATAGCTGGCTTTGATAGCATTGATAAGAAACAAGGTCTTCAGGTGTGTGATTCTCAGCGTGTATCAGCATGGGAATTATTGGAAGGTCATAAAAACCCCGCGCCACTATCTTGGGCTTGGTTTCGTGCTGTCAAGATGGAGAGAAAACCTCTGACTTATCAGAATGCCCATAAATTGCTGCGTTATCATACTCACAGTCAACTGAGACCAGCGAGTCATTACTTGGAAGCGCCTCCGTTGCCTCCAGAGGATTTGGAGCCAGACAAAAAGGAAATAGAAACTGGTAAAGCGGATACTCCAATGAGTGTTGACTCGCCTAGTAGACTAGGACCTGGAAGTGTTGGACCGGGACTTGCTATTGGTGCGGGTAAAGGTAAAGCCATGAAAGTACCGCGTAGACATCGTAGAAATAAGGGAGCAGTGACTCCTACTGCACCTGTAACTCAGCAAATGCAACCTGGACCACCGCCGATGCAGCAGATGACTTACGCAAATCAGCAGCCGCAAGTACCCCAGCAACCTGGGATGTTTCCTGGCCAAGCACCGCAGCCACAGCAGCAGTGGTACCCAAATCAACAGGGCCCTGCGCCTCCTCAACAGTACGGCTATGGTCAACAGTTACCTCCTACCCAAGTCGGTGGTCCTCGTTATGAACGTCCAAGTATGAATACATCAAAACAAGCGCTTTCAAATATGTTACGCTTACGTTTACCCTCAAATCAATTTATGGGCAATCAACAGCAACCTAGTGTACCTGTACCCGGACCAGCGGCATTCCGAGGAATGCAGAGTAACCAATTTGTTAGGCAACAGCTAAGAGCTCAACAAGGCGGTCCTGGAATGAACCCTCAGCAGAGTATGTTTACTCCCCAGCAGCAGCAGAATATGTACGCCATGCAGCAGGGAATGAATCAAAACTACGCAGGTTACGGCGGACAACAGATGATTTctcagcagcaacagcaagCCGctcaacagcaacagcagaGTCAACAGCAAGCTCAACAACAGgcgcagcagcaacagcaacaacagcagcagcagcagatGCTCCAGCAGCAGGCGCAGCAACAAGTTCAGCAGCAAGGTATGATGACACAGCAGAGCATGATGTTCCAGAACCAACAGCAAATGATGGGAGCACAGAGAAACCAGGACTACATGCAGCAGCAGAGAATGCAAGCTGGTGTTGGGCCTCGACCGCCGTATCTTCAAGCTCCGAATGTCACGATGAATACAATGGGACCGATGGGCGGAGGAGTTCAAAATCAGCCTGCTCCTCCTTACAGACAAGCTGGTGGTAAACCTACCGCTGTCGGCGTTGGAGCTTCCAGTATAGCCATGCAGTCTAATCCACAATTTCag gCGCAACAACGTCTTCGTCAACAAATGCTAGTAatacaacaacagcaacaacaggCTCAGCAGCAAGcccagcagcaacaacaagtACAACAACAAACGGGTAATGGAGGTCAGCAACAAACGCCTCAGTTAGTTGCTCATCTACAAAGACAACATCAACAACCTCAGCATCCTTATCAGCATCAACCGCCGCCGTATTGA